From the genome of Immundisolibacter sp.:
ATCGGCCGCATCGGCACGGCGGAACTGGCCGCCGCCAACGTGCTGGTCAACCTGATGACGGTCGCCATCCTGCCCGGTATGGGCCTGGCCATCGCGGCAGCGACGCTGGTGGGTCAGTCACTCGGCCAGGGGGACGTGGCCGACGCGCGGCGCTGGACACGCGACACACTGCGTGTCGGCATGCTCGGACTCGCTCTGCTTGGGGCGCCGATGGTATTGGCGCCGGACCTGATCCTGGGCCTGTTTCTGCACAGCCCGGACACCATTGCGCTGGCCCGCTGGCCGATGCGTATCGCTGGTCTGGCGGTCATGCTGGAGGGGATCAAACGCATCTACATGCAGGTGCTGATGAGCGCTGGTGATGGGCGCCGGGTGATGCGCATCAGCGTGCTGACGCAATGGGGCATGTTCACGCCGCTGGCGTACATGATCGGCCCGGTGTGGGGCCTTGGCCTGCTCGGCATCTGGCTGGGGCAGGAGGTCTACCGGCTGACCCAGGTGGCGGTATTTCGCCGCTACTGGCGCCAGGGACATTGGGCACGGATCCGGATCTAGCGGTCCGGGAGAGGGCGCGTACCTCATCCAGGAACTTCAGTTTTGGTGCACCGCCCAAGGTGTAATTGACATCGGTTTTGGGGGGTCTTAACAGGTTTGACATGATGGCAAACCAAACAGTAGCCTAGCTCGACGGAAAATTGGACATCCTGGAGGCGTAAAACAGGACGCCTTTTGGGGTGTCCACTTGTAGTTAGGCGCTGCAATTGCAAGACCCGCAACACACGTACCGCCTTCTTGCAGACACGGTTCTGCTGCTTCACTTCGCTGTCGTTGTGTTTGTCGTCGGCGGCCTGGTAGCAGTGTGCGTAGGGAACGTGAAGAACTGGCGCTGGGTCAACTCCCCGGTGTTTCGCCTCGCGCATGTAACGGCCATCGCTATCGCCGTGGCCCAGGCTTGGCTCGGTCAGCTATGTCCTCTCACCATTCTCGAGTCCTGGTTACGCGAGCAGGCAGGAGAAGCAGCATACGCGGCAAGCTTCATAGAGCACTGGGTTCAGCGCGTCCTGTACTACGAGGCTCCGCTCTGGGCCTTAGCACTGGCGTACTCTGTCTTCGGCTCGCTGGTAGTTGCGACCTGGTGGTACTTTCCGCCTAGAAAATTCTCACGCCATCGCCATGCGAGCGGCGCCTAGTCTTTCACTCAACCATGCACGCACCGGCAGGACACCACCGGGCCAGAATGAAACGATGCCCGGTGGTGTCCTGCCGGTTATCAAAAAGGCGCCAAGATGGCAGGTCTTGCCTTGACACATTCGTCCGCGCTGCTGAGAACGCACTCTACAGTTAGGTTTCGATCGGGAAATTGACCTGGCCGGGTTGCGCGCCCGGCACAGGTCCAGTACCGCGCATTACACCGAATTGCTTGCCACGGCTCCTCCTGCCTTGCCGGCAGGCGAGGGTATGTCGGCGCCCGACATGCGCTGCAGCCCGAACGGCCGTTATGCTTAGGGCAAATCTTCCCGGCGACCCCGACATGGCCACCCATAACCCGCTTTCCACAATCCTCACCGAACGCCTCGGCATTGCCTACCCGATCTGCCAGGCCGGCATGGGCTTTATCGCCCGTGGCGAGCTGGCGGCTGCGGTATCGATGGCCGGCGGCCTTGGCGTCATTGGCGCCGAAGGCCTGTCGATTGACGAACTGGCCGAGCACATCGCCAAAGTGCGTACGCTCACCGACCGGCCGTTCGGCGTCGACATCCTGTTCGGGCAGGTCAAGAGCGAGCGCAGCGACGCGGTGGCCGAATACTCGGCCGAGGTGCAGCGCCAGATCGATGTGGTGCTGGAAGCCCGAGTGCCGGTGCTGATCTCGGGCCTGGGTTCGCCAGCTGGCGTGCTGGACGCCGCCCACGCGCGGGGCATGACGGTCATGTCCGTCATCGGCAACGTGCGCCAGGCCAAGCGCCTGGCCGCCGCGGGGGTGGACCTGCTGATCGCCCAGGGCCACGAGGCCGGCGGCCACACCGGGCGCATCGGCAGCTTCACGTTGTTGCCGCAGGTGGTGGACGCGGTTGATATCCCGGTGCTGGCGGCGGGTGGCATTGGCGACGGGCGGGGCCTGGTGGCGGCGCTGGCCCTGGGCGCCTGCGGGGTGTGGCTGGGTACACGCTTTGTCGCCGCCGCCGAGGCCTACGCCCACGATGCCTACAAACAGAAGATCGTCGCCATCGACGAGGAGGGGACGGTCGTGACTCGCGCCCACAGTGGCAAGCCGTGCCGGCTGGTGCGCAACGCTTTCACCGAGCACTGGGACGCCCGGCCGCAGGACATCCAGCCTTTCCCGGCGCAGCACATCAGCGTCGGACGCGATGCCGCCCGCCATGCCCGCTACGATGGTGCGGTGGACGATGGCGGCCTGCCCGCCGGTCAGGTATCCGGCATGATTCACGAGGTGTTGCCGGCCGGCGAGATTGTGCGCCGCATCGTGGACGAGGCGCAGGCGACCCTGGCCCGGCTGGGTCGGGTTTGAATTTCGACAAACAATTTCGACAACCAATTTCGACAAAGAAGGAACCGCTGGTTCAATTACGGGTTCAACCGGCACAAGGGTGTAGTGCCAAAATCAATGGCTGCAAGCCATTGATTCTGCGAGTCCCCGGAAAATTACATTTTTCCGGGGACGTGTGCCGAGAAATCCAGGATGGATTTATTTAGCGTTTCCCTAACAGAGGAGCAGAAACATGACCGTGGCAAGCGCGCTCGACCAATGCGAAGAAACAGCCGGCAAGTGGCGAGTGCTGATCGACCGCAACAGCTGCGAGGGCAAGGAAAAATGCGCCCAGGTGTGCCCGGAAGGCGTGTTCAGCATCCGCCGCCTGACCGACGATGAGTTCAACACCCACGTCAAAGGTTTTCTGCCGCGCCTGAAGGTGCGGGCGCACGGCCGTCGCCAGGCCTTTGCCGACAACGAGCAGGACTGCCGCAACTGCCTGCGCTGCGTGGCCGCCTGCCCGGAAGACGCCATCCAGGTCGTGCCGCGCTGACATAGCCGCAGTCCACCCATGCCGCTTACCGGTATCCGGGTGCTTGATCTGGGCAGCATGGTCGCGGCGCCGCTGGGCGCCACCCTGCTCGGCGACATGGGCGCCGAGGTCATCAAGATCGAGCCCCCCGGTGGCGAGGAAGGTCGCCGCGTCGGCCCGCGCCGCGGCGACGACACCGGCCTGTACATCGGCGTCAACCGCAACAAGCGCGGCATGGTGCTGGACCTGACCCGCCCACAGGGCCAGGAAGTACTGGCCCGGCTGGTGGCGAACAGCGACATCGTTATCCACAATGTGCGCAGTCCCGCCCGCGAGAAGCTCGGACTCGACTATGCCGCCCTGTGTCGCA
Proteins encoded in this window:
- a CDS encoding DUF2784 domain-containing protein — encoded protein: MQDPQHTYRLLADTVLLLHFAVVVFVVGGLVAVCVGNVKNWRWVNSPVFRLAHVTAIAIAVAQAWLGQLCPLTILESWLREQAGEAAYAASFIEHWVQRVLYYEAPLWALALAYSVFGSLVVATWWYFPPRKFSRHRHASGA
- a CDS encoding 4Fe-4S dicluster domain-containing protein; the encoded protein is MTVASALDQCEETAGKWRVLIDRNSCEGKEKCAQVCPEGVFSIRRLTDDEFNTHVKGFLPRLKVRAHGRRQAFADNEQDCRNCLRCVAACPEDAIQVVPR
- a CDS encoding NAD(P)H-dependent flavin oxidoreductase, encoding MATHNPLSTILTERLGIAYPICQAGMGFIARGELAAAVSMAGGLGVIGAEGLSIDELAEHIAKVRTLTDRPFGVDILFGQVKSERSDAVAEYSAEVQRQIDVVLEARVPVLISGLGSPAGVLDAAHARGMTVMSVIGNVRQAKRLAAAGVDLLIAQGHEAGGHTGRIGSFTLLPQVVDAVDIPVLAAGGIGDGRGLVAALALGACGVWLGTRFVAAAEAYAHDAYKQKIVAIDEEGTVVTRAHSGKPCRLVRNAFTEHWDARPQDIQPFPAQHISVGRDAARHARYDGAVDDGGLPAGQVSGMIHEVLPAGEIVRRIVDEAQATLARLGRV